A single region of the Alphaproteobacteria bacterium genome encodes:
- the hisC gene encoding histidinol-phosphate transaminase codes for MSKLSVSSGILDITPYVPGRQSAEGGDRLILLSSNETPLGSSPLATAAYLEIAERLHRYPDGGAWDLRDALAEHNGMAAARITCGNGSDELLTLLAQAYAATGDEVLITEHAFAIYKIAAQAQGATPVITPESGYTADVDALLARATERTRICYLANPNNPTGTYIPSAELRRLRAGLPEHTLLVIDAAYAEYMRRDDYEDGRALVDEGDNVVMTRTFSKIYGLCALRLGWMYAPESVVDVVNRIRGPFNVNAPAQAAGIAALRDSEFLERAATFNERWIPRLETGIGGLGLHVHPSAANFVLVEFPEAPGHTAADAYAFLLARGIVPRRLDNYGLPKCLRFSLGTEEENSIVLRALGELMAG; via the coding sequence ATGAGTAAGCTCAGCGTAAGCTCTGGCATTCTCGATATCACGCCCTACGTGCCGGGGCGGCAAAGCGCCGAGGGCGGTGACCGTCTGATCCTTTTGTCCTCGAACGAGACACCGCTCGGTTCAAGCCCCTTGGCGACCGCAGCCTATCTTGAAATCGCCGAGCGCCTGCACCGCTATCCTGATGGTGGCGCCTGGGACCTGCGCGACGCGCTCGCCGAACATAACGGCATGGCAGCCGCGCGCATCACCTGCGGTAACGGCTCGGACGAGCTGTTGACACTGTTAGCCCAGGCGTATGCTGCAACTGGTGACGAGGTGCTGATCACAGAACACGCCTTCGCCATCTACAAGATCGCAGCCCAGGCGCAAGGTGCGACGCCGGTGATCACGCCCGAGAGTGGCTATACGGCGGATGTTGATGCGCTGCTGGCCCGCGCTACAGAGCGTACGCGCATCTGCTATCTGGCCAATCCCAACAATCCTACCGGCACTTACATCCCGAGCGCCGAGCTGCGTCGGCTGCGCGCGGGCCTACCCGAGCACACGCTGCTGGTGATCGACGCGGCCTATGCCGAATACATGCGGCGCGACGACTACGAGGACGGCCGTGCCCTGGTCGATGAGGGTGATAATGTGGTGATGACGCGCACGTTCTCGAAAATTTATGGGTTGTGTGCATTGAGACTGGGCTGGATGTACGCGCCAGAAAGCGTGGTTGACGTGGTTAACCGCATCCGCGGGCCGTTCAACGTCAACGCGCCAGCTCAGGCCGCCGGCATCGCGGCGTTGCGAGATAGCGAGTTTCTGGAACGCGCGGCGACCTTCAACGAGCGCTGGATCCCGCGTCTGGAGACGGGAATCGGCGGCCTTGGCCTACACGTACATCCTTCTGCCGCCAATTTTGTGCTTGTCGAGTTCCCCGAGGCGCCCGGCCATACTGCGGCGGATGCCTACGCCTTCCTGCTCGCTCGCGGGATTGTGCCGAGACGGCTCGACAATTACGGCCTGCCCAAATGTCTGCGTTTCTCCCTTGGCACCGAGGAGGAAAACTCGATCGTGCTGCGAGCGCTAGGCGAGTTGATGGCCGGCTAA